The Neodiprion virginianus isolate iyNeoVirg1 chromosome 5, iyNeoVirg1.1, whole genome shotgun sequence genome contains a region encoding:
- the LOC124304897 gene encoding methylcrotonoyl-CoA carboxylase subunit alpha, mitochondrial → MYTLLLRSVWPVHKTPWHITSWIDREFSLSTVHNGKRLGKILIANRGEIACRIARTARKLGVKTVAVYSDADQEAMHVRLADEAYNIGPAASTESYLKQDSIIEAAKKSKSQAIHPGYGFLSENTEFAELCQSEGITFIGPPASAIRDMGIKNTSKAIMAAAGVPVVPGYHGEDQSNDRLMAEARLVGFPLMIKAVRGGGGKGMRIAFEEGDFFTALEAARTESAKSFGDSAVLLEKYVSEPRHVEVQVFADQHGNAVHLFERDCSVQRRHQKIIEEAPAPGISPELRSELGAAAVRAAKAVKYVGAGTVEFILDRYTHSFHFMEMNTRLQVEHPVTEAITGTDLVEWQLTVAAGEKLPLTQEEIKLAGHAFEARIYAEDPNNGFLPGAGPLLHLTTPEMSADVRVETGVRQGDQVSVHYDPMIAKLVVWGKDRSEAIGKLGAKLAEYNIVGVETNVQFIMDLASHPKFASGDVHTGFIEENHATLFPKIEITNEILTQGALAMILEESLSSLNDAIFTPFATNVGLRLNHALERKFQFLFKDKEFVVNARYLRPGVFNMRTNDTGPWRNVSGSLIRRNNVLELLSEIDGVITRARIVNNNGELYLFTNERKWQLTIPPPKFVTAVSSISGQHRAVGSAMSPMPGVVDKILVQRGDIVKKGDPLLVIVAMKMEHAIKAACDGLVEEVLCTAGENVAKNKLLVRMKEEESA, encoded by the exons ATGTACACCCTGTTGCTGCGGTCGGTCTGGCCTGTTCATAAAAC GCCCTGGCATATAACCTCGTGGATCGATCGGGAATTTTCATTATCGACCGTACACAATGGAAAAAGGCTTGGGAAG ATCCTCATCGCAAATCGCGGCGAAATCGCTTGCCGAATTGCAAGAACCGCTCGTAAACTTGGGGTAAAAACGGTGGCGGTATACAGCGACGCGGACCAGGAGGCCATGCACGTCCGTTTGGCTGACGAGGCCTACAACATTGGACCCGCGGCTTCGACCGAAAGTTACCTGAAGCAGGATAGTATAATTGAGGCTGCCAAGAAGTCCAAGTCCCAGGCGATACACCCCGGCTATGGATTTTTATCGGAGAATACTGAATTCGCCGAGCTCTGTCAGAGCGAGGGGATCACCTTCATCGGGCCCCCGGCGAGCGCGATCAGGGACATGGGGATAAAGAACACCTCCAAGGCCATTATGGCCGCGGCCGGCGTACCTGTAGTTCCAG GTTATCACGGAGAGGATCAATCCAACGACAGGTTGATGGCAGAGGCAAGACTTGTCGGTTTTCCACTGATGATTAAGGCGGTGCGAGGAGGTGGAGGCAAAGGAATGCGCATAGCTTTTGAAGAAGGGGATTTTTTCACGGCATTGGAGGCGGCTCGAACCGAATCGGCAAAATCGTTCGGCGACTCGGCCGTGTTGTTAGAGAAATATGTTTCCGAACCCCGGCACGTCGAAGTTCAGGTATTCGCTGATCAGCACGGAAACGCTGTCCACCTGTTCGAAAGAGACTGTTCGGTTCAAAGGAgacatcaaaaaatcattgagGAGGCCCCCGCG CCGGGAATTTCGCCCGAGTTGCGGTCTGAGCTAGGTGCAGCCGCCGTCCGGGCGGCAAAGGCCGTTAAATACGTGGGAGCCGGGACAGTGGAATTTATTCTCGATCGTTACACTCacagttttcatttcatgGAGATGAACACGCGGCTCCAGGTTGAGCATCCCGTTACCGAAGCAATTACCGGCACTGACCTCGTCGAGTGGCAGCTCACAGTGGCTGCCGGAGAGAAGTTGCCGCTTACTCAGGAAGAGATAAAGCTGGCGGGACACGCTTTCGAGGCGAGAATATACGCCGAG GATCCGAATAACGGGTTTCTACCTGGTGCCGGTCCCCTGTTACATCTAACGACCCCGGAGATGTCGGCTGACGTCCGAGTCGAGACGGGGGTGCGGCAGGGTGATCAGGTTTCCGTGCACTACGATCCGATGATAGCGAAACTGGTCGTTTGGGGGAAGGACAGGAGCGAGGCGATCGGGAAACTCGGAGCGAAACTCGCGGAATACAAT ATCGTCGGCGTGGAAACAAACGTGCAATTCATCATGGACCTCGCTAGCCATCCGAAATTCGCCAGCGGTGATGTTCACACCGGCTTTATAGAGGAGAACCACGCAACTCTTTTTCCGAAAATCGAAATCACCAACGAGATACTGACCCAAGGAGCATTAGCCATGATCCTAGAAGAGAGTTTGTCCTCCTTGAACGACGCTATCTTTACCCCGTTCGCAACAAACGTCGGCCTCAGACTGAACCACGCGCTTGAgcgtaaatttcaatttctcttcAAAGATAAGGAATTTGTGGTTAACGCAAGGTACCTTCGACCAGGTGTCTTTAACATGAGAACGAATGACACGGGCCCCTGGAGAAACGTGAGCGGTTCGTTGATAAGAAGGAACAATGTTCTCGAATTATTATCGGAAATCGACGGCGTAATAACCCGCGCTAGGATCGTTAACAACAATGGAGagctttatttatttacgaat gAGCGCAAGTGGCAGCTGACGATACCGCCGCCGAAGTTCGTCACCGCTGTATCGTCGATCAGCGGTCAGCATCGAGCGGTTGGTTCTGCGATGAGCCCAATGCCCGGTGTCGTCGACAAGATTCTCGTTCAGCGAGGTGATATTGTTAAAAAGGGCGATCCTCTCCTGGTGATCGTTGCCATGAAAATGGAG CACGCGATCAAGGCCGCCTGCGACGGACTTGTCGAGGAGGTCCTTTGCACTGCTGGCGAGAATGTTGCCAAGAATAAACTTCTCGTTAGGATGAAGGAGGAGGAATCAGCCTAG
- the LOC124304919 gene encoding inactive ubiquitin carboxyl-terminal hydrolase MINDY-4B, which yields MSCRTGMSGDRQTTSQRVQRIESRGIPERIAPVRLMQHRDVNTEKPTYLRDRERVLYPRSTKTLAKVPVIGGTPISEETCTALRQLVFGSCASPPRSEWTRTGLTLRPGGQSLAFGLRAARNSTRSLVTAVQAVMLKHFLFRTNKIVTSFARPASPEALLKPNHERQVEVLSLSIAEVIWRCGGGDAKPSNAATAVNLASTGGASSGVFVPKAVVVLPQETPYVQHSVQYFQDGITETLHLYEFHSLEDLQIFVKRYLYLFHDEGGPGAIILLYSAVLSRGLAKVRTDFEDQRTSMLGGSPEEGPMSVATLLLTGRCSPHLHNGVLYVGDENTYAVPRWGVLARSEVGILVHEGDGADADRQPGSRLKTPSLPIWLTLCQGHYGVLFNMNRELLRNYHAERRFEIQYYTCGGSHATLTVDTRASEDSSADNAARDDQLVDVASTPLEKLIHTKWQDAQIQWNGSPVL from the exons ATGTCCTGTCGAACAGGCATGAGTGGAGATCGACAGACGACGAGTCAACGAGTACAGCGTATCGAAAGCCGGGGAATCCCCGAAAGAATCGCACCGGTGCGTCTTATGCAGCATCGAGACGTCAACACGGAGAAGCCAACTTACCTCAGAGACAGAG AGCGGGTGTTGTATCCGAGAAGCACCAAGACCCTGGCTAAGGTGCCGGTGATCGGAGGAACCCCGATAAGCGAGGAGACGTGTACG GCATTACGGCAGTTGGTTTTCGGCTCCTGCGCCAGTCCGCCAAGGAGCGAATGGACTAGGACAGGTTTGACCCTGAGGCCAGGGGGGCAAAGTCTTGCCTTCGGTTTGAGGGCGGCGAGGAACTCGACTCGGAGTTTGGTCACAGCGGTACAGGCAGTGATGCTGAAGCACTTTCTCTTCAGGACTAACAAGATCGTCACCAGTTTCGCGAGACCAGCATCCCCGGAAGC TCTACTGAAGCCGAACCACGAGCGGCAAGTCGAAGTCCTGAGCTTGTCGATCGCTGAAGTTATATGGAGGTGTGGAGGCGGCGACGCCAAGCCCAGCAACGCCGCGACTGCTGTCAATCTCGCTTCTACAGGCGGCGCGTCCTCCGGCGTGTTTGTGCCCAAGGCCGTTGTTGTTCTGCCACAGGAGACGCCCTACGTTCAGCATAGCGTGCAATACTTTCAGGACGGGATTACCGAAACG CTACATCTCTACGAATTCCATTCTCTTGAAGACCTCCAGATATTTGTCAAGAGGTACCTTTACCTG TTTCACGACGAAGGTGGACCCGGAGCGATAATTCTCCTCTACAGCGCCGTGCTGTCTCGAGGACTTGCCAA AGTGCGGACCGACTTCGAAGACCAAAGAACCTCGATGCTGGGCGGGTCGCCGGAAGAGGGACCGatgagcgtcgcgacgctgcTGTTAACCGGAAGGTGTTCGCCGCACCTCCACAACGGGGTGCTTTACGTCGGTGACGAGAACACCTAC GCCGTGCCGAGATGGGGCGTCCTGGCGAGGAGCGAGGTCGGTATCCTGGTGCACGAGGGTGACGGTGCAGACGCCGACAGGCAGCCCGGTTCCCGACTCAAGACTCCGAGCCTGCCGATCTGGCTGACCCTTTGCCAGGGCCACTACGGCGTACTTTTCAACATGAACCGTGAACTTCTCAGAAATTACCACGCCGAGCGGAG GTTCGAGATTCAATATTACACATGCGGTGGAAGCCACGCCACCCTGACGGTCGACACGAGAGCCAGCGAAGACTCGTCAGCGGACAACGCTGCCAGGGACGATCAACTGGTCGACGTCGCCTCGACTCCCTTGGAGAAGCTGATTCACACCAA GTGGCAAGACGCACAGATTCAATGGAACGGCAGCCCGGttttatag
- the LOC124304895 gene encoding protocadherin Fat 4, whose product MEVDILIKIIISLIYYRLILHQPAAAQLIRDTRCFLENGATAAHLFVGEELEVGGVVGAIGVIGDPVIPGDLGSKGDIELRLQEKDSPVAIYPGSKNLTLTRPLDKEGVQGPASVYVNVICERRRTLDPGFVIPVNIRVTDANDNAPQFVNAPYVLNISEVTVVGTRVLQGVRAIDGDQPGPYSTVEYTVLPGPHADYFVFVNALEGTLVLRKPLDYETLSNFSVGIRAQDQGNPPQSTDTALRVNVIDADDQNPAFLNDQYKITVPIGEKSGTTLGVEPAAIRAVDQDTGINSPVRYTLQGGAVSFLSLNPGTGDVVLTRSLRDHEVVAPTTLVIKATQVDNPDRYALATVVVAREGGLGAGPTAGGRLPVRFVLKDYQACIPENTPPGSILLTAGVNKIDPNLRFWLVGAGEDLERFAITRSGELILKGTLDYERRIQHSFRVHVTDGHHNDTARVNVSVEDVNEWEPRFRHPRYELHARSLRQGSIIGRLEAADGDRGDRVSLSLRGPDARSFEIRDNGELILRSSGPFNGTTARLVAIASDSGRPPRSSMVPVIVHLPNTGSLPIAARAAPAWLGSSVLLVAVFGAVLGLLGVVILVLILYIYKHKRPKSSNSVSSSGSGYRDKSPIPSALSPTPRVLAASALRDASEGRGVAKGTNDVDNPVFGDDNDSNYTATIKSVTSARQMPQVCARHKVAPMVLPPVAPNLAAISHIPNLGSLVHNINNLAGSGLHRGNASSVNDSSNYSADPPDSLQAPVSAWPAGSMSRRVKKLSWDDDDVDEADNDGHNNNNNKHRINDADKAVDSVDVVPDVRKPGNGINGSEQLNLTVYF is encoded by the exons ATGGAGGTAGATATACTGATAAAGATTATAATCTCGCTGATCTACTACCGCCTCATCCTGCATCAACCTGCTGCTGCCCAAC TGATACGCGACACAAGATGTTTTCTCGAGAACGGGGCAACAGCGGCCCACCTTTTCGTCGGAGAAGAGCTGGAGGTCGGCGGAGTCGTCGGTGCGATCGGCGTGATTGGGGATCCTGTGATTCCTGGGGATCTGGGATCCAAGGGAGATATTGAGCTGCGGTTGCAGGAGAAGGATAGCCCAGTAGCAATTTATCCCGGGTCAAAGAATCTCACCCTCACCAGGCCATTGGATAAGGAGGGTGTCCAGGGACCGGCCAGTGTTTATGTCAACGTTATTTGTGAAAGGAGACGAACTCTCGATCCG GGTTTCGTGATACCGGTAAATATACGAGTGACGGACGCGAACGACAATGCTCCACAATTCGTCAATGCGCCTTACGTCCTTAACATTTCCGAG GTGACGGTCGTCGGCACAAGAGTGCTTCAAGGTGTTCGAGCGATCGACGGGGATCAACCAGGCCCATACTCGACGGTCGAGTATACCGTACTGCCAGGACCGCACGCG GACTACTTCGTGTTTGTAAACGCTCTGGAAGGCACTCTGGTATTGCGCAAGCCACTGGACTACGAGACACTGAGCAACTTTTCCGTTGGAATTCGAGCCCAG GACCAAGGCAACCCCCCGCAGTCGACGGATACGGCCCTTCGGGTGAACGTGATCGATGCCGATGACCAAAATCCAGCCTTCCTAAACGACCAATACAAGATCACTGTACCAATCGGAGAAAAAAGC GGGACGACGTTGGGAGTGGAACCAGCGGCGATACGGGCCGTGGACCAGGATACCGGGATCAATTCGCCTGTTCGCTACACGCTTCAAGGGGGAGCCGTTTCGTTCCTCTCACTGAACCCGGGGACGGGGGACGTGGTGCTCACCAGAAGCCTGAGGGACCACGAGGTCGTCGCACCCACGACGCTGGTGATAAAG GCGACCCAGGTTGACAATCCGGATCGATACGCTCTGGCAACTGTCGTCGTCGCCCGGGAGGGAGGACTCGGCGCCGGACCCACAGCCG GTGGACGACTTCCGGTGAGATTCGTACTGAAGGACTACCAGGCTTGTATCCCGGAAAACACACCGCCAGGAAGCATTCTCCTCACAGCGGGCGTTAACAAAATAGACCCG AACTTGAGGTTCTGGCTGGTCGGGGCGGGCGAGGATCTCGAGAGGTTCGCCATCACAAGATCCGGTGAGCTCATCCTGAAGGGTACCCTAGACTACGAGCGTCGGATACAGCACAGCTTCCGGGTTCACGTGACGGACGGGCACCAC AACGATACAGCGAGAGTGAACGTCTCAGTCGAGGACGTCAACGAATGGGAGCCAAGGTTCCGTCATCCAAGGTACGAGCTTCATGCGAGGAGTCTCCGTCAAGGTTCTATTATAG GAAGGCTTGAGGCAGCAGACGGGGACAGAGGGGACAGGGTCTCGCTTTCGCTGAGAGGGCCAGACGCGAG ATCTTTCGAGATTCGGGACAACGGAGAACTGATACTGAGGTCGTCAGGCCCTTTCAATGGGACAACGGCTCGACTGGTCGCCATTGCCTCGGACTCAGGTCGGCCACCGAG GTCCAGCATGGTGCCAGTAATCGTTCATCTTCCGAACACCGGTTCCCTGCCAATTGCCGCAAGGGCCGCACCTGCCTGGCTCGGAAGTAGCGTCCTTCTCGTCGCTGTTTTTGGCGCGGTCTTGGGGCTTCTGGGCGTCGTAATACTCGTCCtcatactatacatatacaagca CAAACGACCGAAGAGTAGCAATTCGGTCAGCTCGTCGGGTTCGGGGTATCGGGACAAATCGCCAATTCCCTCGGCGCTGAGTCCGACGCCCCGGGTGCTAGCTGCCAGTGCGTTACGGGACGCGTCGGAAGGCCGCGGTGTTGCTAAAGGGACAAACGACGTGGACAACCCGGTCTTCGGCGACGACAATGACAGCAACTACACAGCAACAATTAAAA GTGTCACCTCGGCGCGACAGATGCCCCAGGTCTGCGCAAGGCACAAGGTAGCTCCGATGGTCTTGCCCCCTGTGGCCCCAAACCTGGCAGCCATCAGCCACATTCCGAACCTCGGTAGTCTCGTGCACAACATAAACAACCTTGCAGGCAGCGGTCTTCACCGCGGCAACGCGAGCTCGGTCAACGACTCCTCGAACTACTCTGCCGATCCTCCGGATTCGCTGCAGGCTCCAGTGTCCGCCTGGCCCGCGGGTTCCATGTCCCGGAGGGTGAAGAAACTGTCCTgggacgacgacgacgttgaCGAGGCCGACAACGACGGtcacaataataacaacaataagcATAGGATCAACGACGCCGACAAG GCTGTAGACAGTGTCGACGTTGTGCCGGATGTCAGAAAACCTGGAAACGGTATCAACGGTAGTGAGCAACTTAATCTGACCGTGTACTTTTGA
- the LOC124304913 gene encoding C-type lectin domain family 2 member L-like translates to MLGVWIGVLTPLLTVWITLPCVSAIYLPSNVSMSSPWRADSPGPWSEILEDWVLSDGASSRMSRVMKIGDNALTVSPSGNSPNKRDVSETDLYLLGAIEKLVYRVDYMEKRLRRAEELLYYVVSGNNQAKDPCPNNYTRVGKNCYHFSVREFDWKSSASMCRSFGGNLAELESVEENQDLIAHLQSVKKVRGKSFWTGGLNPGLLWIWAGSARPVHQDTKQNVTGDGRCLKLEYNPTSRIYSYKGDDCGARHSYVCEFSTDDESANKLERTARELTMRRQNVD, encoded by the exons ATGCTAGGGGTGTGGATTGGGGTTCTGACCCCTCTACTGACGGTGTGGATTACATTGCCGTGTGTGAGTG CGATATACCTACCCTCAAACGTGTCAATGTCGTCACCTTGGAGAGCCGACTCCCCAGGGCCCTGGAGCGAAATTCTGGAAGACTGGGTTCTTAGTGATGGGGCTTCATCTCGTATGTCAAGGGTCATGAAGATCGGCGACAATGCCCTGACTGTCTCACCATCTGGCAACTCGCCGAACAAGCGGGATGTTTCCGAAACGGACCTGTACCTTCTGG GAGCGATAGAAAAACTCGTCTACAGGGTGGATTACATGGAAAAACGCTTAAGAAGAGCAGAGGAGCTGCTCTATTATGTGGTTTCTGGAAACAATCAGGCTAAAG ATCCGTGCCCGAATAACTACACGCGGGTGGGCAAGAACTGCTACCACTTCAGCGTTCGCGAGTTCGACTGGAAGTCGTCGGCGAGCATGTGTAGAAGTTTCGGTGGCAACCTAGCGGAGTTGGAGTCTGTTGAGGAGAACCAGGACCTGATAGCCCACCTGCAGTCGGTCAAAAAGGTCCGGGGCAAGAGCTTCTGGACAGGGGGATTAAATCCTGGTCTCCTGTGGATATGGGCTGGAAGCGCACGACCTGTCCACCAGGATACTAAGCAAAACGTCACCGGCGACGGGAGGTGTCTTAAGCTCGAGTACAACCCGACCTCAAGGATATATTCGTACAAAGGCGATGATTGCGGGGCGAGGCACAGCTACGTCTGCGAGTTTTCTACGGATGATGAGTCCGCAAACAAACTCGAGAGGACAGCGCGCGAATTGACGATGCGCCGTCAGAATGTAGATTAA
- the LOC124304910 gene encoding nicotinamidase-like, with amino-acid sequence MVLDKKTWDSSDALLAKFDANHDGLIDYDEFRSMCVELFGPDEVERHEYRVRDIFDILDLDEDGYLNREEWERCYNEWTLVVVNPVNVLIVVDVQNDFIDGSLALRHCGKGQDGIEVIEPINRLLAEVKWHKVVYSLDWHPDTHIGFYENLGLRELHSDSKISKEEAKLFDTVVFRDPYLEQRLWPKHCVIDSWGAQLHKDLVIAPGSGKVRKGQHPDMEAYSVFSDNNCADSRELLNILEEVGATDLYVCGLAYDVCVKATCLDGLRLGYRLAVVEDCCRGVNPVDVEDTRRLIEDGGGLLTDSQAVPRFVTGDTRSLVMALQLAKSMAKKHGAVVSRAE; translated from the exons ATGGTCTTAGACAAGAAAACCTGGGACTCTTCGGATGCCCTGCTCGCCAAGTTTGACGCCAATCACGACGGCCTCATAGACTATGACGAGTTCAGGAGCATGTGCGTCGAGCTATTCGGGCCCGACGAGGTTGAGCGACACGAGTACAGGGTCAGGGACATATTCGACATCCTTGACCTCGACGAAGACGGATACCTCAATCGCGAGGAATGGGAAAG GTGTTACAACGAATGGACGTTGGTCGTGGTGAATCCTGTGAATGTTTTAATCGTGGTCGACGTGCAAAACGATTTCATCGATGGTTCGCTCGCGCTCCGACACTGCGGTAAGGGGCAAGACGGCATTGAAGTAATCGAGCCGATAAATCGATTGCTGGCTGAGGTAAAGTGGCACAAAGTTGTCTACTCCCTTGATTGGCACCCTGATACGCACATTGGGTTCTATGAAAACCTTGGCCTTCGCGAGCTCCACTCAGATTCTAAG ATCTCCAAAGAGGAGGCCAAGCTCTTTGACACAGTCGTATTCCGCGATCCATACTTGGAACAGCGATTGTGGCCGAAGCATTGCGTAATTGACTCCTGGGGGGCCCAGCTGCACAAGGATCTGGTGATAGCGCCAGGATCAGGCAAG GTGCGAAAGGGCCAGCATCCGGACATGGAGGCATACTCAGTGTTCTCAGATAACAACTGTGCGGACTCGCGAGAGCTGCTGAACATCCTGGAGGAGGTCGGAGCGACGGACCTATACGTGTGTGGCCTCGCTTACGACGTCTGCGTGAAAGCGACTTGCCTCGACGGTCTTCGACTCGGTTACCGGCTGGCCGTCGTCGAGGACTGCTGCCGTGGCGTCAACCCCGTCGACGTCGAGGACACACGGCGCCTTATCGAGGATGGTGGCGGCCTGCTGACCGATTCGCAAGCTGTGCCGCGGTTCGTCACCGGAGATACCCGCAGTCTCGTGATGGCTCTGCAGCTTGCCAAGTCAATGGCAAAGAAACATGGCGCCGTGGTCTCTCGTGCAGAATAA
- the LOC124304908 gene encoding glycine-rich protein DOT1-like isoform X1 translates to MDGSPTGRGGFRGRGGPGGPPMRGRGGFGDRGRGGPPRGGMMRGGRGGGPGGPGGMRGGPPGMRGRGGPPGRGGRGGHFPPGGPPDVGMVAGPGGGPPPPGMAGPPRGGRGGGGVGGFRGGRGRGDFGRGDMRGGGGGFRGRGGGMDRGGGRGGGRGGGGPPRGGPGGRGGFGDRGGRGGIGGRGGAIKRGGGPMGAGGPAKRPRFDQAPSQNSNGYSAPPNNQGYGGGGPPGNGYSQQQLPPQQQQQQPQPGGGGYGGYSAQQGPYAQPYSGYESYQQAPDYAQPTGYAAPAPTDGRYGGAPNVPPTAAYNSADPYSYGKASAPGDPYAAGYQQGAAAGAAAGGGGYAPANPYDDRSSNATTATTGGGYSTQSYDYPSQDGGYGKQDYGGSAGYQNAQSQRRY, encoded by the exons ATGGACGGCTCACCAACCGGCAGAGGAGGATTTCGCGGTCGTGGAGGACCCGGCGGACCGCCGATGAGGGGACGCGGCGGCTTTGGCGACAGAGGACG AGGTGGACCTCCTAGAGGTGGCATGATGCGAGGTGGCCGAGGGGGAGGTCCTGGCGGACCGGGAGGAATGCGAGGAGGACCCCCTGGAATGAGAGGCAGAGGCGGGCCACCTGGTCGAGGTGGACGTGGCGGACACTTTCCCCCAGG AGGTCCACCAGATGTGGGAATGGTAGCGGGTCCAGGAGGTGGCCCTCCTCCACCAGGCATGGCAGGTCCTCCAAGAGGAGGTCGAGGCGGCGGTGGAGTTGGCGGCTTCCGAGGTGGGAGAGGCAGAGGCGACTTTGGTAGAGGTGACATGCGCGGTGGTGGTGGAGGCTTCAGAGGACGTGGAGGCGGTATGGACCGAGGAGGTGGTAGGGGGGGTGGCCGTGG TGGTGGCGGTCCCCCAAGAGGTGGTCCGGGCGGCAGAGGTGGGTTTGGAGATCGAGGTGGTAGAGGAGGCATTGGCGGCAGAGGAGGTGCTATCAAGCGGGGTGGTGGTCCAATGGGAGCTGGTGGTCCGGCAAAGAGGCCCAGGTTCGATCAGGCACCCTCGCAGAATTCAAACGGTTATTCTGCCCCACCAAATAA CCAGGGTTATGGCGGTGGTGGACCACCCGGCAATGGCTACTCTCAGCAGCAGCTACCGCcgcaacaacaacagcaacaaccaCAGCCAGGAGGTGGAGGATATGGTGGATACTCGGCACAGCAGGGACCCTATGCGCAGCCTTATTCTGGCTATGAGAGCTATCAGCAGGCACCTGATTACGCCCAACCTACC GGATACGCAGCACCAGCGCCAACAGACGGAAGGTATGGCGGAGCACCCAACGTGCCACCTACAGCTGCCTACAACTCGGCCGACCCCTATAGCTATGGAAAAGCATCTGCACCGG GTGACCCGTACGCAGCCGGTTACCAGCAGGGGGCTGCAGCGGGTGCGGCAGCTGGGGGTGGCGGTTACGCCCCTGCCAACCCCTATGATGACCGATCCTCTAACGCCACCACCGCAACAACCGGGGGTGGCTACTCTACGCAGTCCTACG ACTATCCGAGTCAAGATGGCGGGTATGGGAAACAGGACTATG GTGGCAGTGCTGGTTACCAAAACGCCCAGTCTCAGCGACGCTATTAA
- the LOC124304908 gene encoding glycine-rich protein DOT1-like isoform X2, which yields MDGSPTGRGGFRGRGGPGGPPMRGRGGFGDRGRGGPPRGGMMRGGRGGGPGGPGGMRGGPPGMRGRGGPPGRGGRGGHFPPGGPPDVGMVAGPGGGPPPPGMAGPPRGGRGGGGVGGFRGGRGRGDFGRGDMRGGGGGFRGRGGGMDRGGGRGGGRGGGGPPRGGPGGRGGFGDRGGRGGIGGRGGAIKRGGGPMGAGGPAKRPRFDQAPSQNSNGYSAPPNNQGYGGGGPPGNGYSQQQLPPQQQQQQPQPGGGGYGGYSAQQGPYAQPYSGYESYQQAPDYAQPTGYAAPAPTDGRYGGAPNVPPTAAYNSADPYSYGKASAPDYPSQDGGYGKQDYGGSAGYQNAQSQRRY from the exons ATGGACGGCTCACCAACCGGCAGAGGAGGATTTCGCGGTCGTGGAGGACCCGGCGGACCGCCGATGAGGGGACGCGGCGGCTTTGGCGACAGAGGACG AGGTGGACCTCCTAGAGGTGGCATGATGCGAGGTGGCCGAGGGGGAGGTCCTGGCGGACCGGGAGGAATGCGAGGAGGACCCCCTGGAATGAGAGGCAGAGGCGGGCCACCTGGTCGAGGTGGACGTGGCGGACACTTTCCCCCAGG AGGTCCACCAGATGTGGGAATGGTAGCGGGTCCAGGAGGTGGCCCTCCTCCACCAGGCATGGCAGGTCCTCCAAGAGGAGGTCGAGGCGGCGGTGGAGTTGGCGGCTTCCGAGGTGGGAGAGGCAGAGGCGACTTTGGTAGAGGTGACATGCGCGGTGGTGGTGGAGGCTTCAGAGGACGTGGAGGCGGTATGGACCGAGGAGGTGGTAGGGGGGGTGGCCGTGG TGGTGGCGGTCCCCCAAGAGGTGGTCCGGGCGGCAGAGGTGGGTTTGGAGATCGAGGTGGTAGAGGAGGCATTGGCGGCAGAGGAGGTGCTATCAAGCGGGGTGGTGGTCCAATGGGAGCTGGTGGTCCGGCAAAGAGGCCCAGGTTCGATCAGGCACCCTCGCAGAATTCAAACGGTTATTCTGCCCCACCAAATAA CCAGGGTTATGGCGGTGGTGGACCACCCGGCAATGGCTACTCTCAGCAGCAGCTACCGCcgcaacaacaacagcaacaaccaCAGCCAGGAGGTGGAGGATATGGTGGATACTCGGCACAGCAGGGACCCTATGCGCAGCCTTATTCTGGCTATGAGAGCTATCAGCAGGCACCTGATTACGCCCAACCTACC GGATACGCAGCACCAGCGCCAACAGACGGAAGGTATGGCGGAGCACCCAACGTGCCACCTACAGCTGCCTACAACTCGGCCGACCCCTATAGCTATGGAAAAGCATCTGCACCGG ACTATCCGAGTCAAGATGGCGGGTATGGGAAACAGGACTATG GTGGCAGTGCTGGTTACCAAAACGCCCAGTCTCAGCGACGCTATTAA